DNA sequence from the Pedobacter schmidteae genome:
CTCCCAGGTTGTTTTTTTATTTTATAGCATTCTTCTTTGCGGTATCCTGGAGGTTGATTATAGGTTTCACTATAGCTTGGGGTAGTTTACAGTTGCAGGATTACTTTGTCTGTTAGGATAACTACAGTTATCTGTTTTCATGGAACTCGATTTTTTGCGCGTGATTTTGTCTGAATACAAAATATAATTACTAACCAAAATTGATCTATATGAAAAAAAAACTACTCATGTTATTTCTGGGGATAGCACTGTTGACCACACAGGTTATCGCACAACAAATAACAGTTACAGGTAAAGTGACATCGGCAGCTGATGGCTTGCCTTTGCCCGGAGTTTCGGTAAAAATTAAAGGGAAGTCGGGTGGGACGACTACTGATGCGCAGGGACGATATAGTATCGAGGCTGCAAATAACGACGTACTGGCTTTTAGTTTTATTGGCATGACGGCGCAGGAACTGCCAATAAATGGGGCAAAAGTCCTAAATGTGAAGCTGGTAGAAGATAGTCGTATTTTACACGAGGTAGCAGTAACCGCATTTGGTGTAAAGCAGGAAGTGCGAAGTTTGGGGTTCTCTACCCAAAATGTAAAGGCTCAGGAACTGGTAGAATCGCAGCAGCCCAATGTGGTAAATGCCTTGCAAGGTAAGGTTGCGGGGGTACAGATTACCAATTCCAGTGGTGCGGCAGGGGCTTCGGCCAATATCATGATCCGCGGGGGAAGTTCGCTGAGTGGAAACAATCAGCCGTTATTTATTTTAGATGGTATTCCTGTAGATAACAATACGCCTGTTTCTCAGGGCGGATTGGTCGCGTCAGTGGCGCCTGCATCAAACCGGGCAATCGATATCAATCCGGAAGATATTGAAACAATAACCGTATTGAAAGGCCCTGCGGCGGCAGCGCTTTATGGGATTCGGGCCGCTTCGGGTGCTATTGTGATCACTACAAAAAAGGGATCTGGAGGAGCTGCAAGGGTTACTTACCTAAATAATTTCTCTTTTGACCATGTAAATAAGCTTCCCGAATTGCAATCGCAATATAAACAGGGGGAACAGGGGGCTTACAACGCTACAGCATTAGGCTCTTGGGGGCCTGCCTTTACATCAGGTGAGCAGATTTATGATAACCTGGGCGGCATTTTTAAAAATGCTTTTGCACAAACGCATGATCTTTCTGTAAGTGGAAGCACTGAGCAGACTCATTATTATACTTCAGGGTCATTTTTGGAGCAGGGTTCTATTGTAGACAATTCGACTTTTGGCAAAAAGTCATTCCGTATTAATGCAGATACCAAAATTGGCGAAAAGCTAACTCTGGGTGGAAGTGCTAATTACATCAGAACAGACAGAAATTATGTTACACAAGGAAGTTTTAATGGAGTGATGGGTGCTTTATCCTGGCCACGCAATCTGGACATGAAGGATTATTTAAAACCAGATGGTACGCAGAAAATTATCAATACTACCGGAACGGACAACCCATATTGGACAATTAAAAACAAACCTTTTACGAGCAAGGTGAACAGGATGATTGTACAGGGTAATCTGGACTATAATCCTTTTAGCTTTTTAAATTTTACCTATCGGATTGGTACTGATTATTATTCTGAAGTTTTTAAATCTATCCGCATGCCGAGTACATTGGAGCCGAATGTGCTTAAGGGGGCAATCAACCAATCGGTAGCTAACAATCAGCTGACCACTTCAACTGCTATTTTAACAGCTAAAAAATCATTGTCGGATTTTAACTTCAGCCTTGCAGTCGGCAACAACATTGAAGTATCATCTGTGCAGACTACTACTTCTACTGCGCTTAATTTTTTGGATCCTACATTTGCGAGTATCAACAATTCTAAACCCACAGACAGAACAGTTTCAGAAAGTTTGATTAGAAGGAGGATATTTAGTTGGTTCGGTGATTTTACTGTAGACTGGAAAGGGATAGCCTATGTTAACTTTAAAGGTAGAAATGACTGGTCATCTACTCTGCCGGTAAAAGATTTTTCATTCTTTTACCCCTCTGTAAGTGGTGCCTTAATTGTGAGTGATTTGTTGAAAGAAATGGGTGCTAAATCTGATGATCGCATATTCTCGTATGGAAAAATCAGATTTGCGCATGCTGGTGTGGGTAAGGATGCCAGAGCTTATCAGCTGGTTACCCCGCTTAATACTTTAACTAATGATTTTACCATTAATCCGCGTGGCTTTATCATCAATTCAAATGGTTCGTTTGGAAACCCTTTACTTGTACCTGAGTTTACACGGTCTTTTGAGTTTGGCGCTGATTTTCGGTTCTTGAAAAATCGTTTAGGTATTGATGCGACCTATTATTTCAGCAGGTCAAATAACCAGATTTTAGATTTACGAACACCTCCTTCATCGGGGTCTTTTTTGGCGACGTTAAACGGAGGGGCGATTCGCAATAAAGGAGTAGAGGTTATTTTAACCGGTAAGCCAGTTATGGGTTCGGAATTTAAATGGTCTATAGATGTCAACTTTGCTCACAATACTTCTGTAGTTAAGGAGTTGCCGGGCAAAATAGACCGGATAGAATTGTCGGATGCATGGGCTGCAAACAATGTGGCGCAGGGCGCTGCCTTTTTAGGCGGTAGTTTGTTTGGAATAAATGGGAATGTTTGGAAGCGGAATGCCCAGGGGCAGCTTTTGTTGACTAATGCCGGATATCCTCAGGTGGCCCCTGCTCTGGCCAATATTGGGGATAGAAACCCTAAGTTTACGATGGGTATCACCAATACTTTTAACTATAAAGATTTTATGTTTTCCTTTATGGTTGATATCCGATCAGGTGGAAAGGTATTTAATGCCACGGAAAATACGCTGGTTAGATCAGGCTTAAGTCTTAAAACTTTGGATCGGGGAACCAGAGTATTTGATGGGATCATCGAATCGACAGGTGTACAGAATACGATAGCTGTACCATTGAATCAAAACTATTATCAGACGATTTATGCCAATCAGGGCTACGATTTTGTAGAAGATGGTAGCTGGACCAGGTTGAGGTACGCGACGCTTACTTATAAGTTGCCCACTCAATACCTGGGTAAACTGAAAATTAAGGGGTTGTCATTTACAGCTACAGGGCGTAACCTTATTTTGATTACCAATTATTCGGGTGTGGATCCGGAAGTTTCAGGTAGTGGCGCTGGTGTGGGTGGTACTGGTTCCTTTGGCTTTGATAATCTTGGCGTGCCAGCTACCAGAGGTTTTGATTTAGGTTTAAAGTTAACTTTATAAGGAGGAGAATTGATTATGACTATGATATATAAAAAAGGAATAGCATGCCTTGTTTTAGGAACCATCCTTTTAACCAGTTCTTGTAAGAAGTTTCTGGATGTGAATGTA
Encoded proteins:
- a CDS encoding SusC/RagA family TonB-linked outer membrane protein encodes the protein MKKKLLMLFLGIALLTTQVIAQQITVTGKVTSAADGLPLPGVSVKIKGKSGGTTTDAQGRYSIEAANNDVLAFSFIGMTAQELPINGAKVLNVKLVEDSRILHEVAVTAFGVKQEVRSLGFSTQNVKAQELVESQQPNVVNALQGKVAGVQITNSSGAAGASANIMIRGGSSLSGNNQPLFILDGIPVDNNTPVSQGGLVASVAPASNRAIDINPEDIETITVLKGPAAAALYGIRAASGAIVITTKKGSGGAARVTYLNNFSFDHVNKLPELQSQYKQGEQGAYNATALGSWGPAFTSGEQIYDNLGGIFKNAFAQTHDLSVSGSTEQTHYYTSGSFLEQGSIVDNSTFGKKSFRINADTKIGEKLTLGGSANYIRTDRNYVTQGSFNGVMGALSWPRNLDMKDYLKPDGTQKIINTTGTDNPYWTIKNKPFTSKVNRMIVQGNLDYNPFSFLNFTYRIGTDYYSEVFKSIRMPSTLEPNVLKGAINQSVANNQLTTSTAILTAKKSLSDFNFSLAVGNNIEVSSVQTTTSTALNFLDPTFASINNSKPTDRTVSESLIRRRIFSWFGDFTVDWKGIAYVNFKGRNDWSSTLPVKDFSFFYPSVSGALIVSDLLKEMGAKSDDRIFSYGKIRFAHAGVGKDARAYQLVTPLNTLTNDFTINPRGFIINSNGSFGNPLLVPEFTRSFEFGADFRFLKNRLGIDATYYFSRSNNQILDLRTPPSSGSFLATLNGGAIRNKGVEVILTGKPVMGSEFKWSIDVNFAHNTSVVKELPGKIDRIELSDAWAANNVAQGAAFLGGSLFGINGNVWKRNAQGQLLLTNAGYPQVAPALANIGDRNPKFTMGITNTFNYKDFMFSFMVDIRSGGKVFNATENTLVRSGLSLKTLDRGTRVFDGIIESTGVQNTIAVPLNQNYYQTIYANQGYDFVEDGSWTRLRYATLTYKLPTQYLGKLKIKGLSFTATGRNLILITNYSGVDPEVSGSGAGVGGTGSFGFDNLGVPATRGFDLGLKLTL